From a region of the Burkholderia sp. PAMC 26561 genome:
- a CDS encoding 3-oxoacyl-ACP reductase, producing MLLPEQNVLVTGGARGLGAAITEALAREGAGVVINYRRSEVQAKLLAERLGPRVVAIQADITDKASVARLFDEAHAKTGRPVHAVVNNALANFSFDGDARPKIGDIEWARFQQQIDGALRGALNTIQAALPAMRAAGFGRIVNVGTNLFQNPVVPYHDYTAAKAALLALTRTASNDLGPDGITVNMVSGGLLRTTDASSATPEAVFDMVAGFTPLRRVTTPAEFADAVLFFLSPWARAVTGQNLVVDGGLVKG from the coding sequence ATGCTACTGCCTGAACAGAACGTACTCGTGACCGGTGGCGCACGCGGGCTCGGTGCGGCGATCACCGAAGCGCTCGCGCGCGAGGGCGCCGGCGTCGTGATCAACTATCGTCGTAGCGAAGTTCAGGCGAAACTGCTCGCGGAGCGTCTCGGGCCGCGCGTGGTGGCAATCCAGGCCGATATCACCGACAAGGCGTCGGTCGCGCGTCTCTTCGACGAGGCTCACGCGAAAACGGGCCGCCCGGTGCATGCCGTGGTGAATAACGCGCTCGCGAATTTCAGCTTCGATGGCGACGCGCGTCCAAAGATCGGCGACATTGAATGGGCGCGCTTTCAGCAGCAGATCGATGGCGCGCTCAGGGGCGCGCTGAACACGATTCAGGCCGCGTTGCCTGCGATGCGCGCCGCTGGCTTTGGCCGTATCGTCAATGTCGGGACCAATCTGTTCCAGAATCCTGTTGTGCCGTATCACGATTACACGGCGGCAAAAGCGGCGTTGCTCGCGCTGACGAGAACCGCATCGAACGATCTCGGACCGGATGGCATCACGGTGAACATGGTGTCTGGCGGCCTGCTGCGCACCACCGACGCCAGCAGCGCGACGCCCGAAGCCGTGTTCGACATGGTCGCGGGATTCACGCCGCTGCGCCGGGTCACGACGCCTGCCGAGTTCGCCGACGCAGTGCTGTTCTTCCTCTCGCCATGGGCGCGCGCGGTGACGGGGCAGAACCTGGTGGTCGATGGAGGGTTGGTCAAGGGATGA
- a CDS encoding LysR family transcriptional regulator, whose translation MDRVNAIRLFVRLVECGSFSAVGREEGIGQPAVSKQIGALERHLGAQLVLRTSRRVVITEAGQTFYESARQLVDDFDALESSVGDRQQSPRGLVRVNTAPAHGRLCITPLLPDFFRQYPDVTVELSVSERHVDMIGDGVDLAVRHGRLVDSSLTARKLSETDFVLVASPAYLAARGVPARLADLDQNACIVFAKGRERYPWALKVGRESVSYVPHGSLLTGDAEHIRAAVLSGLGIAQAPYWLLAEEIRNGQVQVLLPALQPERVPIHLVYPTGRRVPMRVRVFIEYLVEAFGSSGV comes from the coding sequence ATGGATAGAGTGAACGCGATCCGCCTGTTTGTACGTCTGGTCGAATGTGGGAGCTTTTCCGCCGTCGGGCGTGAAGAAGGGATCGGGCAGCCTGCAGTCAGCAAACAGATCGGCGCGCTGGAGCGGCACCTTGGCGCACAGCTTGTCTTGCGGACATCGCGGCGGGTCGTGATCACCGAAGCGGGACAGACGTTCTATGAGTCGGCGAGGCAACTCGTGGACGACTTCGACGCGCTCGAGTCGTCGGTGGGCGATCGCCAACAATCGCCGCGAGGCCTGGTCAGGGTCAATACTGCACCGGCTCACGGACGGTTATGCATTACACCGCTACTCCCTGATTTCTTTCGCCAGTACCCCGACGTCACGGTCGAACTGTCGGTATCGGAGCGTCATGTCGACATGATTGGCGACGGTGTCGACCTGGCGGTTCGCCATGGGCGACTCGTAGACTCTTCGCTCACTGCCAGAAAGCTGTCCGAGACCGACTTCGTGCTGGTGGCGAGCCCCGCGTATCTGGCCGCGAGGGGCGTGCCGGCGCGGCTCGCGGATCTCGATCAGAACGCTTGCATCGTCTTTGCGAAGGGCCGTGAGCGATACCCCTGGGCGCTCAAGGTCGGGCGGGAGTCTGTTTCTTACGTTCCGCACGGCTCGCTGCTGACCGGTGATGCCGAGCACATCCGTGCGGCTGTGCTGAGCGGCCTTGGCATTGCTCAGGCTCCATACTGGCTGCTCGCGGAAGAGATCCGTAACGGGCAGGTCCAGGTCCTGTTGCCGGCGTTGCAGCCCGAGCGCGTGCCGATCCATCTTGTTTATCCGACTGGCCGGAGGGTACCGATGAGGGTGCGGGTGTTCATCGAGTATCTTGTGGAGGCCTTTGGGAGTTCCGGGGTTTGA